Proteins from a genomic interval of Nitrospirota bacterium:
- a CDS encoding rubrerythrin family protein: protein MKSLKGTKTEKNLLGSFAGESQARNRYSYFSKVAKKEGFEQISAIFAETADNEKVHAKRFFNFLEGGDAEITATFPAGVIADTKANLSAAADGELHEHTVLYPEFAKVADEEGFPAVASAFRAIAMVEREHEKRYRALLSNIEKNEVFSRTSKVKWKCRVCGFAVEGNNAPDNCPGCGHPKAHFEIAAENY from the coding sequence ATGAAAAGTTTAAAGGGGACAAAGACGGAAAAAAATCTGCTCGGCTCATTTGCCGGTGAATCACAGGCCAGAAACCGCTACTCGTATTTTTCAAAGGTGGCAAAAAAAGAGGGCTTTGAGCAAATATCAGCAATATTTGCCGAAACCGCCGATAACGAAAAAGTACATGCTAAGAGATTTTTTAATTTTTTAGAGGGAGGGGATGCAGAAATTACGGCAACATTTCCAGCTGGTGTGATTGCCGACACAAAGGCTAACCTCAGCGCTGCCGCCGATGGCGAACTCCATGAGCATACTGTGTTGTATCCGGAGTTTGCAAAGGTTGCCGATGAAGAGGGATTCCCTGCCGTTGCCTCAGCCTTCAGAGCCATTGCCATGGTTGAGAGAGAACACGAAAAGAGATACCGCGCCCTGTTAAGCAATATAGAGAAAAATGAGGTCTTTAGCCGCACGTCAAAAGTAAAATGGAAATGCAGAGTCTGCGGCTTTGCCGTTGAGGGAAACAATGCGCCCGATAACTGCCCAGGATGCGGACATCCTAAAGCACACTTTGAAATCGCTGCGGAAAATTACTGA